A window of the Ostrea edulis chromosome 1, xbOstEdul1.1, whole genome shotgun sequence genome harbors these coding sequences:
- the LOC125664105 gene encoding ubiquitin carboxyl-terminal hydrolase 30-like: MDRNFWWISGVTAAVVTGTYVLWTSSLGKSNKKKDRCPGLVNLGNTCFLNAVLQAMSSCSNVTNWLADFVSSGHKQNTSLARTLNDTVKVLNNEKEIYDDAYCPVEVIHALAAKRWYISPDEQDAHEMFHVLTQTIDEETTKYPGVISLFENPDTEFQKNDRAMTRTHSPLPLLPHREMEHPFRGLLASQLQCVECGYRNPVRYDHFDSLSLSIPQSVWSDRTLESLLYHYISADTVNNVECLGCSKLKHKPAGCKAPLKRSTFKKKLTIGKLPHCLSIHIQRCQWTDSGVPLKRQEFVSYPDILDMSDYVYHKSAAIKESRETGDLSGGRELFHFGMGNEHKALSLGTAPSVNLLRTLNYDNRTTQNGLFIRPQDHTDMENHLSDVNHNGPTDTGKSTKTSLTYRLSAVVVHLGGVTSGHFVTYRRSPNTVKGKCRKEKWLCCSDGSVTPVSLVDVFSAEAYMLMYERL, translated from the exons ATGGACAGAAACTTTTGGTGGATCAGCGGTGTTACTGCTGCTGTCGTTACGGGGACGTATGTCCTCTGGACATCATCATTAGGCAAATCGAACAAGAAAAAGG aTAGATGTCCAGGACTGGTAAACCTAGGCAATACCTGCTTTCTAAATGCTGTCCTCCAAGCAATGTCTTCCTGTTCAAATGTAACAAATTGGCTTGCTGATTTTGTAAGCTCTGGGCATAAACAGAACACATCCCTAGCCAGGACATTGAATGACACAGTCAAAG TGTTGAACAATGAGAAGGAGATCTATGATGATGCATACTGCCCAGTGGAAGTCATTCATGCTCTGGCAGCCAAAAGATGGTACATCTCACCTGATGAACAG GATGCACATGAAATGTTCCATGTATTGACACAGACAATTGATGAGGAGACAACAAAATATCCAGGAGTTATCTCCCTGTTTGAG AACCCCGACACGGAATTCCAGAAGAATGACCGAGCGATGACCAGAACACACAGTCCTCTTCCTCTGTTGCCCCACCGTGAGATGGAGCATCCTTTCCGAGGGCTGCTGGCCAGTCAGCTGCAGTGTGTGGAGTGTGGGTACAGAAATCCAGTCAGATACGATCACTTCGACAGTCTCTCACTCTCCATCCCACAGAGTGTCTGG AGTGACCGCACTTTAGAATCGTTGTTGTACCATTACATCAGTGCTGACACCGTGAATAACGTGGAGTGTTTGGGGTGTAGCAAGCTGAAACACAAGCCTGCAGGCTGTAAAGCTCCGCTCAAACGCTCTacatttaaaaagaaacttACTATTGGAAAG TTACCTCATTGTTTGTCGATACACATCCAGAGGTGCCAATGGACGGACAGTGGGGTCCCTCTGAAGAGACAGGAGTTTGTCTCTTACCCAGATATCCTGGACATGAGTGACTATGTCTACCACAAGTCGGCCGCCATCAAAGAATCCCGGGAAACGGGGGACCTGAGTGGTGGGCGAGAACTGTTTCACTTCGG GATGGGTAATGAACATAAAGCTTTAAGCCTGGGAACCGCCCCTTCTGTGAACCTCCTAAGGACCCTGAACTATGACAACCGTACAACACAGAATGGATTGTTTATCAGGCCACAGGACCACACGGACATGGAGAACCATCTCTCTGATGTCAACCACAATGGTCCCACGGATACTGGAAAATCTACAAAAACATCACTGACTTATCGGTTGAGTGCGGTGGTGGTCCACCTAGGTGGTGTTACCTCTGGACATTTTGTGACCTATCGTCGCAGCCCCAACACAGTGAAGGGTAAATGTAGGAAAGAGAAGTGGTTGTGTTGTTCTGATGGGAGTGTCACGCCCGTCAGTTTGGTAGACGTGTTCTCAGCGGAGGCTTACATGTTGATGTACGAGAGGTTATAA
- the LOC130047415 gene encoding uncharacterized protein K02A2.6-like, producing the protein MKTLARSFCFCWWPGIDQDIETVAKKCHGCQKNQNAPKGAPLNVWEWPTKPWDRVHIDFAGPFLGSMFLIMVDAHSKWPEVIKMSTTTSASTIDALRTVFARNGLPATLVSDNGPQFTSREFEDFVDANGIKHIKTSPYHPSSNGLAERFVQTFKQAMK; encoded by the coding sequence ATGAAAACTTTAGCCAGAAGTTTCTGTTTCTGTTGGTGGCCAGGCATTGATCAGGATATTGAGACCGTGGCCAAGAAATGTCATGGGTGTCAGAAGAATCAGAATGCACCCAAAGGAGCACCATTGAATGTATGGGAGTGGCCCACGAAACCATGGGATAGAGTCCACATAGATTTTGCCGGACCTTTCCTAGGATCTATGTTCCTGATAATGGTGGATGCACATTCGAAGTGGCCGGAGGTGATCAAAATGAGTACGACCACATCAGCGTCCACAATTGACGCTTTGAGAACAGTTTTCGCCCGAAACGGACTTCCAGCAACTCTTGTGAGTGACAATGGGCCGCAATTTACGTCGAGGGAGTTCGAAGATTTTGTTGATGCCAATGGCATTAAACACATCAAAACTTCACCATACCACCCATCCAGTAATGGACTTGCCGAACGCTTCGTACAAACATTCAAACAAGCCATGAAATGA
- the LOC125664379 gene encoding uncharacterized protein K02A2.6-like — MQERRYRRYYVLLVENCILCYVTFPEKPAAKSYEELVTLLNNHLSPKPLSTAERFRFDKRDQKEGETIAEYIAQLKKLAIHCDFNASLNEKLRDRLVCGMRHAHIQKRLLSEKDLSFGKAVEISLAMESVAKDATELQSRNKTETGAVNKLQTRATPRNKHSKSNDYRKDTVRCYRCNGGGHTAQDCRFKDTVCHNCSKRGHIKKACRSNPKKPVRKKPIRYVDEHQDDGGDCIASLELNNLSSKDIIWINLKLNGISSQMELDTGSAVSVMAEDEFRRKFGKQKFRKPDMILRTYSEEHIKPVGCVDVQVEYNDSSYTLPLYVVQKGGPALLGRDWLRKIPLDWKVIKGTHAMHSVKVTSISEILDKYKDVFIDDVGTLKGITAKLSLKENNPKYVKARTVSFSLRAKVEEELERLEAEGTLTKVQHSEWATPIVPVLKKNGSVRICGDFKVTLNPVLNVDQYPLPKIDDIFANINGGSHFSKIDLKQAYLQLPVDEECKELLTINTHRGLYRYNRMAFGIASAPAIWQRTIEQILQGVPGTQCILDDMVITGKTDEEHLQNLEKVL, encoded by the coding sequence ATGCAGGAAAGAAGGTACCGTCGTTATTATGTCTTATTGGTGGAAAATTGTATTCTTTGTTACGTGACTTTTCCTGAAAAGCCTGCAGCAAAATCTTATGAAGAACTTGTGACTCTACTAAATAATCACTTGTCCCCGAAACCCCTTAGCACGGCAGAGCGCTTCCGTTTTGACAAGCGTGATCAAAAGGAGGGAGAGACGATAGCTGAGTATATAGCTCAACTAAAGAAACTTGCGATTCATTGTGATTTTAATGCATCACTGAACGAGAAACTTCGAGACCGATTAGTTTGTGGTATGAGACATGCGCACATTCAAAAGCGTTTGCTATCGGAAAAAGACTTATCTTTCGGAAAAGCAGTGGAAATCAGTCTTGCAATGGAATCAGTTGCCAAGGACGCTACAGAATTACAGTCAAGGAACAAGACAGAGACCGGGGCAGTAAACAAACTTCAAACACGTGCGACTCCCAGGAATAAACATTCTAAGTCGAACGATTACAGAAAAGATACAGTGCGATGTTACAGATGTAACGGAGGCGGACACACAGCACAAGACTGTCGATTCAAAGATACGGTGTGCCATAACTGCAGTAAACGTGGACACATCAAGAAAGCGTGTCGGTCCAATCCTAAGAAACCTGTTCGTAAGAAACCGATTAGATACGTGGATGAACACCAAGATGATGGTGGTGATTGCATCGCCAGTTTAGAACTAAATAACCTATCAAGCAAAGATATCATCTGGATCAACCTGAAATTGAATGGCATTTCATCACAGATGGAATTGGATACCGGATCGGCTGTCTCAGTGATGGCTGAGGATGAATTCCGTAGGAAGTTTGGAAAACAAAAATTTAGAAAACCAGACATGATACTACGAACATATTCAGAAGAACACATTAAACCAGTCGGTTGTGTTGACGTGCAAGTAGAATACAATGACAGTAGTTACACGTTGCCATTGTATGTGGTTCAAAAAGGAGGACCCGCACTTCTTGGCAGGGATTGGCTGAGAAAAATTCCATTGGACTGGAAAGTGATTAAAGGGACACATGCCATGCACTCTGTGAAGGTGACGAGCATCAGTGAAATTCTGGACAAATACAAAGACGTATTTATTGATGATGTTGGTACTTTGAAGGGTATCACAGCGAAGCTGTCTCTCAAAGAAAACAACCCCAAGTACGTCAAAGCTAGGACTGTATCATTTTCATTGCGAGCAAAAGTTGAGGAGGAACTTGAGAGGTTAGAAGCAGAAGGTACTCTTACGAAAGTTCAACACAGTGAATGGGCGACCCCGATTGTACCCGTATTGAAGAAAAACGGCAGTGTGAGAATCTGTGGTGATTTTAAAGTGACATTAAATCCAGTACTTAATGTTGATCAATATCCGCTACCAAAAATTGATGACATTTTTGCCAACATAAATGGAGGATCACATTTCTCCAAGATCGACTTGAAACAAGCATACCTGCAACTTCCAGTGGACGAAGAATGCAAAGAGCTATTGACCATCAACACACACCGTGGGTTATATCGCTATAACCGGATGGCATTTGGAATTGCATCAGCACCAGCTATTTGGCAACGAACGATCGAGCAGATTTTACAGGGGGTTCCTGGAACACAATGTATCCTAGATGATATGGTGATTACAGGGAAAACAGATGAAGAGCATCTACAAAACTTAGAAAAAGTGTTGTAG